In Populus trichocarpa isolate Nisqually-1 chromosome 12, P.trichocarpa_v4.1, whole genome shotgun sequence, a genomic segment contains:
- the LOC7482188 gene encoding uncharacterized protein LOC7482188 → MQQRKAGRPSGTDGSDFSYRMVVDSRYTKVAKGKSRLKALIFIQGIFQLIELLYVVLPISKGKDPNILAVSSSVIGLISLLIGELGRRRSRAGFLRFYLAMSTIAVLLSIFCAVSSSSTLEVIQNPAEWETQKFELIETSVLLLGLLVQMFTIGTVISLISNMSPPKKAS, encoded by the exons ATGCAGCAGAGAAAAGCCGGGAGGCCATCTGGAACCGACGGTTCTGATTTCTCCTACCGCATGGTGGTTGATTCAc GTTACACAAAGGTTGCTAAAGGGAAGTCTCGTCTCAAAGCTCTAATCTTTATTCAG GGTATCTTTCAATTGATAGAATTATTATATGTGGTTTTACCAATCTCAAAGGGGAAGGATCCAAACATACTTGCTGTTTCATCTTCTGTCATTGGGTTGATTTCTCTTCTAATTGGGGAATTAG gCCGAAGGCGCAGCCGAGCAGGTTTCTTGAGATTTTACCTGGCCATGTCAACTATCGCAGTGCTTCTATCTATATTTTGTGCTGTTAGTAGCAGTTCAACATTAGAG GTTATTCAGAATCCAGCTGAATGGGAAACACAAAAGTTTGAACTTATTGAGACTTCTGTTCTTTTACTCG GATTGCTGGTGCAGATGTTCACGATCGGCACTGTAATTTCCCTCATCAGTAACATGTCTCCTCCAAAGAAAGCTTCTTAA
- the LOC7482186 gene encoding protein RMD5 homolog, with amino-acid sequence MDLNPIKDAFDRVAKKQKMSGSKTHEVVDQMMRDIEKSLEIMKAEQSGSEVDFKNVLGELKKKLQESAPLGDQMEGTQKELNIALSKYPKQLEKSFNPVISKAYRNIDFDAHTVNQVIAGHFYRQGLFDVGDCFINEAKEPESTADMKSLFSEMYLILEAMKNRNLEPALNWAAANSNKLKENGSDLLLKLHCLQFVEILQGGSRSKALSYVRTHISPFGSNHFSEIQKLMSCLLWSGRLHQSPYSDLLSPTNWNVVAEDLTRQFCNLLGQSFESPLSVTIAAGFQGLPPLLKFMTVMAGKKNEWRSMKQLPVPVPVELGREFQFHSIFVCPVSKEQSTEENPPMLMSCSHVLCKQSIDKMSKNGSKTFKCPYCPSDIESTQCRQLHF; translated from the coding sequence ATGGATCTGAATCCCATCAAGGACGCATTTGATCGTGTTGCAAAGAAGCAAAAGATGTCTGGTTCTAAAACACACGAAGTTGTTGACCAGATGATGCGAGATATTGAGAAGTCATTGGAAATTATGAAGGCGGAACAATCTGGTTCTGAAGTGGACTTTAAAAATGTCCTTGGTGAACTTAAGAAAAAGTTGCAAGAAAGTGCTCCACTTGGTGATCAGATGGAAGGCACACAGAAGGAACTGAATATAGCCCTGAGCAAGTACCCAAAGCAGCTTGAGAAATCTTTCAACCCAGTTATATCCAAGGCTTATAGAAACATTGATTTTGATGCTCACACTGTTAACCAGGTAATTGCAGGCCATTTCTATCGGCAAGGCCTGTTTGATGTTGGTGACTGCTTTATAAATGAGGCCAAGGAACCAGAATCTACTGCTGATATGAAATCTCTTTTCTCAGAAATGTATCTGATACTTGAAGCTATGAAGAACCGAAATCTAGAGCCTGCACTAAACTGGGCTGCTGCCAATTCCAATAAGCTCAAAGAAAACGGGTCAGACCTGCTGCTGAAACTTCATTGTTTACAGTTTGTGGAAATACTGCAAGGTGGAAGTAGAAGCAAAGCTCTTTCATATGTCAGAACTCACATTTCTCCTTTTGGTTCCAACCATTTTTCTGAAATCCAGAAGCTTATGTCCTGTCTCCTGTGGTCTGGAAGGCTTCATCAATCTCCTTATTCTGATTTGCTATCGCCCACTAATTGGAATGTGGTTGCTGAGGATCTTACAAGGCAGTTTTGCAATCTCTTGGGGCAGTCTTTTGAAAGCCCATTGAGTGTGACAATAGCAGCAGGGTTCCAGGGTCTGCCACCACTTTTGAAGTTTATGACTGTGATGGCAGGGAAGAAAAATGAGTGGCGGTCAATGAAACAGTTGCCAGTGCCAGTGCCAGTGGAGTTGGGAAGGGAATTTCAGTTCCATTCCATCTTTGTATGTCCTGTGTCCAAGGAACAATCAACTGAGGAAAACCCTCCTATGTTAATGTCATGTAGCCATGTGCTATGCAAGCAGTCTATCGACAAGATGTCAAAGAATGGCTCAAAAACCTTTAAATGCCCTTACTGCCCATCTGACATCGAATCAACACAGTGCAGGCAGTTGCATTTCTGA
- the LOC7482992 gene encoding pectinesterase inhibitor 4 — protein MGAKITSSSSSFNVLALLLTLLLCISTNVQLSLADTTSKTYTNYLQTACNSTTYPQLCFKSLSSYTSTIKTNYLKLCRTALTVTLKAASNTSSLVKALSKQKGLSKTEAGIVKDCIEEIGDSIDELNQSLKALGSLKGSDIEFQIANIKTWISAAITDEDTCTEGFEERNITDEVMIKIRKSIVNVARLTSNALALINKLSY, from the coding sequence ATGGGAGCTAAAATCACTTCAAGCTCAAGCTCATTCAATGTTCTAGCCTTGCTTCTTACTTTGCTTTTATGCATATCAACAAATGTGCAGCTTTCCTTGGCAGATACCACCAGCAAAACCTACACAAATTACCTGCAGACAGCTTGCAATTCTACCACATATCCACAACTTTGCTTCAAGTCCCTCTCTTCTTACACCTCTACCATCAAAACCAATTACCTCAAACTATGCAGAACAGCGTTAACTGTGACCCTAAAAGCTGCTAGCAACACATCATCCTTAGTAAAGGCTCTATCAAAGCAGAAGGGCTTAAGCAAGACTGAAGCTGGTATTGTTAAAGATTGCATCGAGGAAATCGGAGACTCCATCGATGAGCTCAACCAGTCTTTGAAGGCCTTAGGCAGCCTAAAAGGTTCCGATATTGAATTTCAGATTGCTAATATAAAGACATGGATAAGTGCCGCGATAACGGATGAGGATACCTGCACAGAAGGATTTGAAGAGAGGAATATAACTGATGAAGTGATGATCAAGATCAGGAAGAGTATAGTGAATGTTGCCAGGCTGACAAGCAATGCGTTGGCACTTATCAATAAACTAAGTTACTAg
- the LOC7482991 gene encoding 21 kDa protein, whose translation MAKSSLVLLLLSILYIAGTATSASTTSSSASATNFIKASCTATTYPALCVQSLSLYATSINQSPRQLIQTALAVSLDKAQSTKTFVYKLTKFKGVKPREKAAIKDCFEEIDDTVDRLVKSVKELKNMGSSKGSDFQWHISNVQTWISAGLTDENTCVDGFAGKALNGRIKNSIKARFVHVERVTSNALALINKFGSKY comes from the coding sequence ATGGCGAAATCTAGCCTCGTCTTGCTGCTACTCTCAATTCTGTACATTGCTGGCACTGCAACTTCTGCTAGCACCACAAGTTCAAGTGCAAGCGCTACAAATTTCATCAAGGCCTCATGCACCGCCACAACATACCCTGCCTTGTGTGTGCAATCCCTCTCCCTTTACGCCACTTCAATCAACCAAAGTCCACGCCAGCTAATTCAGACGGCCTTGGCTGTGAGCCTAGACAAAGCTCAATCCACCAAGACATTTGTCTACAAGTTGACAAAGTTCAAGGGAGTTAAGCCCAGAGAAAAGGCAGCGATCAAGGATTGCTTTGAAGAGATTGATGATACCGTGGACAGGCTTGTTAAGTCAGTTAAGGAGTTGAAGAACATGGGGTCATCTAAGGGTTCGGATTTTCAATGGCATATCAGTAATGTTCAGACCTGGATTAGTGCTGGATTGACTGATGAAAACACTTGTGTTGATGGGTTCGCTGGCAAGGCTTTGAATGGAAGGATAAAGAATTCAATCAAGGCAAGGTTTGTTCATGTTGAAAGGGTCACTAGCAATGCACTTGCGTTGATTAACAAGTTCGGTTCCAAGTACTAA
- the LOC7482990 gene encoding MYB-like transcription factor ODO1 produces MGRQPCCDKLGVKKGPWTAEEDKKLVNFILTHGQCCWRAVPKLAGLRRCGKSCRLRWTNYLRPDLKRGLLNEDEEQLVIDLHACLGNRWSKIAARLPGRTDNEIKNHWNTHIKKKLIKMGIDPVTHEPLNKLESPQESTVPCHTNYDQPNFNADGQQVLPQNCGHASSSTTDNSSTTTPTENSSVDECIGSSEPNSTPDSDPLMSCIWSEVFLDDSSWNFQASRGGDFSEFGLSKSSSEDSNSPWVLDSKDLGDEFFGLSCFSDMDLSILDMGGKH; encoded by the exons ATGGGCAGACAACCTTGTTGCGACAAACTCGGTGTGAAGAAGGGCCCTTGGACAGCTGAGGAAGACAAGAAGTTGGTCAATTTTATTCTCACACATGGCCAATGTTGCTGGCGTGCTGTACCCAAGCTCGCCGGACTCCGCCGGTGTGGCAAGAGCTGCCGTCTTCGCTGGACTAATTACCTCCGGCCTGACTTGAAGAGAGGCCTTCTTAACGAGGATGAGGAGCAACTTGTCATTGACCTCCATGCTTGCCTTGGCAACAG gtGGTCCAAAATCGCAGCAAGATTGCCGGGAAGAACAGATAATGAGATCAAGAATCACTGGAATACCCACATTAAGAAAAAGCTAATAAAGATGGGAATTGATCCTGTTACGCACGAGCCTCTCAATAAGCTAGAGAGTCCTCAAGAAAGTACAGTACCTTGTCACACTAATTATGATCAACCCAATTTTAACGCTGATGGCCAGCAGGTCCTCCCCCAAAATTGTGGCCATGCCTCCTCTAGCACCACTGATAATTCAAGCACGACCACCCCGACTGAAAATTCTTCAGTGGATGAATGCATAGGGTCATCAGAACCTAACAGTACTCCTGACAGTGATCCACTAATGAGTTGCATATGGTCGGAGGTATTTCTTGATGATTCATCTTGGAACTTTCAAGCCAGTAGAGGAGGAGATTTTAGTGAATTCGGGCTATCTAAATCTTCATCAGAGGATAGTAACTCTCCATGGGTTTTAGACTCTAAGGATCTTGGAGATGAATTCTTTGGACTTAGTTGTTTCAGTGACATGGACTTGAGTATCCTAGACATGGGTGGCAAGCATTAA